In a genomic window of Candidatus Dadabacteria bacterium:
- a CDS encoding STAS domain-containing protein: protein MSHAEVKIQVDQFKGALIISVSGEIKGLSGREFHNAIFQEIQGQEVPIVLDLKGLTYINSTGLRSILLVAKRQQDIKSKFAVCSLSKPMREIFEITCFDRIMSVLHSRSEAIEAVT, encoded by the coding sequence ATGAGCCACGCAGAAGTTAAAATCCAGGTCGATCAGTTCAAAGGAGCTCTGATAATAAGCGTATCCGGCGAGATTAAAGGCCTGAGCGGACGGGAATTTCACAACGCGATATTCCAGGAAATCCAGGGGCAGGAAGTCCCTATAGTTCTAGACCTCAAAGGGCTGACCTACATCAACAGCACGGGACTGCGCTCGATCCTGCTTGTCGCCAAAAGGCAGCAGGACATCAAATCGAAATTCGCGGTGTGCTCCCTGTCCAAACCTATGAGAGAAATATTCGAGATCACGTGCTTTGACCGGATCATGTCGGTGCTTCATTCCCGCTCCGAAGCCATAGAAGCGGTAACTTAA
- the clpB gene encoding ATP-dependent chaperone ClpB: MISPEKFTLKAQEAILEAQNAASDGGNQVIDLPHLFAALVSQPGMPTKILERLESDPRELARTAAEQISKLPKVKGASDQIYMSRELDSAIRSADKEAHHLGDAYVSTEHLLIGVVSLASGALGNGFSESGVTKEGILKVLKELRGNQTVNTQNPEDTMEPLHQYGKDFTELARSGKVDPVIGRDDEIRNVIRVLLRRTKNNPVLIGEPGVGKTAIVEGLAQRIVDSDVPEGLKDKKLISLDLGSLLAGAKYRGQFEERLKAVLKEVTESQGEIILFIDEIHTVVGAGAADGAMDASNMLKPALARGELHCIGATTLDEYRNHIEKDAALERRFQQVYVDEPSVEETVSILRGLKEKYEVHHGVKIKDEALVAASQLSDRYISGRFLPDKAVDLMDEASARLKMEIDSVPTEIDEIKRKIMRLEIEREGFRKEQDPELRGKLEEIEKNLSELKEEAEVLEAHWQKEKDCISRIRKTKEEIETGRMDAERAQREGDLSRASEFLYGRIPELEKDMENLGGELSEIQSQRKMLREEVSAEDIAAVVSKWTGIPVSSLVEEEVEKLVHMEERLSKRVVGQPEPIRLVSNALRRSRAGLSDPKRPISSFMFLGPTGVGKTELARSLAEFMFDDEDAIVRIDMSEYMEKHSVSRLIGAPPGYIGYEEGGQLSETVRRRPYSVVLFDEIEKAHSDVFNLLLQILDDGRLTDGQGRTVDFRNTVIIMTSNLGSQHIQESSGDSEEMENKINEMLRNYFRPEFLNRIDEVVIFSALKRTDLIEIAEIQIGYLRERLAEKNLAIELSKKAVTRLVDIGYDPVFGARPLKRAVQKYIQDPLANEILKGNFKDAVTVKVDLDKEGNFTFGRSN; this comes from the coding sequence ATGATTTCGCCTGAAAAATTCACATTGAAGGCTCAGGAAGCCATTCTGGAGGCACAAAACGCGGCTAGCGACGGCGGAAATCAGGTGATTGACCTGCCTCATCTGTTCGCGGCTCTTGTAAGTCAGCCCGGGATGCCGACCAAGATTCTGGAGCGACTGGAATCCGACCCCCGGGAGCTTGCGCGGACGGCCGCCGAGCAGATATCCAAGCTTCCCAAGGTGAAAGGGGCATCTGACCAGATATACATGAGCAGAGAACTTGATTCTGCCATCCGGTCGGCCGACAAGGAAGCGCACCATCTTGGAGACGCGTACGTGAGCACTGAACACCTTCTGATTGGAGTTGTTTCTCTCGCCTCCGGGGCCTTGGGAAACGGGTTTTCAGAATCAGGGGTGACTAAGGAAGGGATCTTAAAAGTACTTAAAGAACTGAGAGGTAACCAGACAGTGAACACGCAGAATCCTGAAGACACCATGGAACCGCTTCACCAGTACGGAAAGGACTTCACCGAACTTGCCCGAAGCGGGAAGGTAGACCCGGTAATAGGAAGAGATGACGAGATAAGGAACGTGATACGGGTGCTCCTTCGAAGAACGAAGAACAACCCTGTGCTCATAGGGGAACCCGGAGTGGGGAAAACAGCCATAGTGGAGGGGCTGGCACAGCGCATAGTTGACTCCGATGTTCCCGAGGGACTTAAGGACAAAAAATTGATTTCCCTAGATCTTGGATCCCTGCTTGCAGGAGCAAAGTACAGGGGACAGTTCGAGGAGAGACTCAAGGCTGTGCTGAAAGAAGTCACGGAATCCCAAGGGGAGATAATTCTTTTCATAGACGAGATACACACCGTAGTTGGAGCCGGAGCGGCCGATGGAGCGATGGACGCGTCAAACATGCTAAAGCCGGCCCTTGCGCGCGGAGAACTTCACTGCATAGGTGCGACCACTCTTGATGAATACAGAAATCACATAGAAAAGGACGCAGCCCTTGAGCGGAGGTTTCAGCAGGTCTACGTCGATGAACCCTCCGTTGAGGAAACCGTATCGATCCTAAGGGGTCTTAAGGAAAAGTACGAGGTTCACCACGGGGTAAAAATCAAGGACGAAGCCCTTGTTGCCGCCTCCCAGCTTTCAGACAGGTATATCTCCGGGCGATTTCTGCCCGATAAGGCCGTTGACCTGATGGACGAGGCCTCTGCACGGCTCAAAATGGAGATTGACTCCGTGCCGACGGAGATAGACGAGATAAAAAGGAAGATAATGCGCCTTGAGATAGAAAGGGAGGGATTTAGAAAAGAGCAGGATCCTGAACTTCGGGGAAAACTTGAAGAGATTGAGAAAAACCTCTCGGAACTGAAAGAGGAAGCGGAGGTGCTTGAAGCGCACTGGCAGAAGGAAAAAGACTGCATATCGAGGATAAGAAAGACCAAGGAGGAAATAGAAACCGGAAGAATGGATGCGGAGAGAGCACAGAGAGAAGGAGATCTCTCCCGCGCATCGGAATTTCTTTACGGCAGAATTCCGGAGCTTGAAAAGGATATGGAGAACCTCGGTGGGGAGCTCTCCGAAATACAGAGTCAAAGGAAAATGCTTCGCGAGGAAGTAAGTGCCGAGGATATAGCCGCGGTTGTGTCAAAATGGACGGGAATACCAGTATCAAGCTTGGTTGAGGAGGAGGTCGAGAAACTCGTTCATATGGAAGAAAGACTCTCGAAGCGGGTGGTGGGACAGCCGGAGCCCATAAGACTGGTCTCAAATGCGCTTCGCAGGTCAAGGGCCGGGCTCTCCGATCCGAAAAGGCCGATAAGCTCGTTCATGTTCCTCGGGCCCACGGGGGTCGGGAAGACCGAACTTGCCAGATCACTTGCCGAATTCATGTTTGATGATGAAGACGCGATCGTACGGATTGACATGAGCGAGTATATGGAGAAGCACTCGGTATCAAGACTGATCGGAGCCCCTCCCGGATATATCGGATACGAGGAAGGGGGACAGCTCTCGGAAACCGTGAGGAGACGACCCTACTCCGTGGTGCTTTTTGACGAGATAGAAAAAGCGCACTCCGATGTGTTTAACCTGCTTCTTCAGATTCTTGACGACGGAAGACTCACCGACGGACAGGGGAGAACCGTTGATTTCCGCAACACCGTAATAATAATGACCTCAAACCTGGGGAGCCAGCACATACAGGAGTCGTCAGGAGACAGCGAGGAAATGGAAAATAAGATAAACGAGATGCTCAGAAATTATTTTCGTCCCGAGTTTCTAAACAGAATTGACGAAGTTGTCATATTCAGCGCCCTGAAAAGAACAGACCTCATTGAGATAGCCGAGATCCAGATTGGATACCTGAGAGAGAGGCTTGCGGAGAAAAATCTCGCCATAGAACTCTCCAAGAAAGCCGTTACAAGACTGGTTGATATTGGTTACGATCCCGTTTTCGGGGCAAGGCCCCTTAAACGCGCCGTACAGAAATATATACAGGACCCGCTTGCAAACGAGATATTGAAAGGAAATTTCAAGGATGCGGTCACGGTAAAAGTGGATCTGGACAAAGAAGGAAACTTCACCTTCGGAAGAAGCAACTAA
- a CDS encoding thiolase family protein — MRDVYIIGVGNTACGRFPDKPAHILAREAAWAAIQDSGIHARKIEIAFCGHVYQGMGVGQRALKDIGLVGQPTINVEGACGSGTLSLWEAWRTVAYGQYDIALALGVENLSRILSGGPLPLEEDDLEVSIGMGMPGLYAIRASKYMSEYGVTIEQLAEVVVKSRYHASLNPLAQYRKTTTVEEVLGAPVIADPLTRNMCCPVGDAAAAAVLCSEEHVGELAKKMPIKILGCVAQSGKYSSPTGLTCDPSENVWRTSQMAYEMAGLGPEDMDVAEIHDAFSIAEMMVVESLGFCEKGEGATLIDEKSTWVGGDKVAVNPSGGLLSRGHPVGATGLLQTAEIVRQIRGEVEPERQVKDAKVGIIETMGGAQPAMDGITCVVSILGK; from the coding sequence ATGAGAGACGTATACATAATAGGAGTGGGAAACACCGCCTGCGGAAGATTTCCCGATAAACCGGCTCACATTCTCGCAAGAGAAGCCGCATGGGCCGCGATACAGGATTCGGGAATTCACGCGCGAAAGATAGAAATCGCCTTTTGCGGCCATGTCTACCAAGGCATGGGAGTCGGGCAGAGAGCGCTTAAGGATATAGGACTTGTCGGACAGCCCACCATAAATGTGGAGGGTGCCTGCGGAAGCGGAACCCTTTCCCTGTGGGAAGCCTGGAGAACCGTGGCCTACGGTCAGTACGACATAGCGCTCGCTCTGGGCGTTGAGAATCTGAGCAGAATTCTCTCCGGTGGTCCCCTGCCCCTCGAGGAAGATGACCTTGAGGTATCCATAGGTATGGGAATGCCCGGGCTCTACGCCATAAGAGCTTCAAAGTACATGAGCGAATACGGGGTCACGATTGAACAGCTGGCCGAAGTCGTCGTAAAAAGCCGCTACCATGCTTCGCTCAATCCTCTTGCCCAGTACAGAAAGACTACAACCGTGGAAGAAGTGCTGGGTGCGCCGGTGATCGCCGACCCGCTTACGCGTAACATGTGCTGTCCCGTTGGAGACGCAGCCGCGGCCGCGGTGCTGTGTTCCGAGGAGCATGTCGGAGAGCTTGCTAAAAAGATGCCGATAAAGATCCTGGGATGCGTCGCGCAGTCGGGCAAATACAGCAGCCCCACAGGCCTTACCTGCGATCCTTCGGAGAACGTCTGGAGAACCTCCCAGATGGCTTACGAGATGGCGGGACTGGGGCCCGAAGACATGGACGTAGCCGAAATTCACGATGCTTTCTCAATAGCGGAAATGATGGTTGTCGAATCTCTCGGCTTTTGCGAGAAGGGAGAGGGAGCAACTCTCATAGACGAAAAAAGCACATGGGTCGGAGGCGACAAAGTCGCGGTCAACCCAAGCGGCGGCCTGCTTTCACGGGGACATCCGGTCGGAGCTACAGGACTTCTTCAGACTGCCGAGATCGTAAGGCAGATAAGAGGGGAAGTCGAGCCGGAGCGCCAGGTAAAAGATGCGAAAGTCGGCATCATCGAGACCATGGGAGGCGCCCAGCCCGCCATGGACGGAATTACCTGCGTCGTGAGCATCCTCGGGAAATAG
- a CDS encoding nitroreductase family protein, producing the protein MSDVPSASEVGSIMDTFSSIGTRRSIRWYEPHKSVEKWKVQAMLEAARLSPTAGNFNGQRAIVVYRDEDPEIWEFISDWSQITTQMAPVLIFWCYDMANYDTMGQSIHDLLRTGALDKAHGWEYDRVSRLFPLAAMLPDAVLHRLAAIDLGNAIQNACLVATSLGLGTCLNGASGGARRNTKAKFNLPDTYVFSWLMTVGYPAESMDGGGARSRPPFGTMFFEKQVGNAFPRDPEVVKLLEDLNMLQPAGPLPGRLEEINKLTRRFGLGDEWLTDWQLEESQLGDLAGDKKPAPLSADAVQASVAGASADPSGFTLKPTVKREEIQKYREEKGIGDAD; encoded by the coding sequence ATGAGTGATGTACCAAGTGCCAGCGAAGTTGGTAGTATCATGGACACTTTCAGTTCCATAGGAACAAGAAGGTCCATCAGGTGGTATGAGCCGCATAAGTCCGTTGAGAAATGGAAGGTTCAGGCCATGCTGGAAGCTGCCCGGCTTTCTCCTACGGCAGGCAACTTCAATGGGCAAAGAGCAATAGTTGTATACAGGGATGAAGATCCCGAAATATGGGAGTTTATATCCGACTGGAGTCAGATCACAACGCAGATGGCCCCCGTGCTTATCTTCTGGTGTTATGACATGGCCAACTACGACACAATGGGTCAGTCTATCCACGACCTTCTAAGAACTGGAGCACTCGATAAGGCGCACGGCTGGGAATATGACAGGGTATCCAGGCTGTTCCCGCTTGCCGCAATGCTTCCCGATGCGGTACTGCACCGTCTTGCTGCGATCGATCTTGGAAATGCGATACAGAACGCCTGTCTTGTTGCGACGTCCTTGGGTCTCGGGACCTGTCTTAACGGCGCCAGCGGTGGAGCCAGGAGGAACACGAAAGCAAAGTTCAATCTTCCAGACACTTACGTTTTCAGCTGGCTTATGACCGTCGGTTATCCCGCAGAAAGCATGGACGGCGGCGGAGCAAGAAGCCGGCCCCCGTTTGGAACAATGTTCTTCGAAAAGCAGGTCGGAAACGCTTTCCCGAGAGACCCCGAGGTAGTAAAGCTTCTAGAGGATCTGAACATGCTTCAGCCGGCAGGACCTCTTCCCGGAAGACTCGAGGAGATAAACAAGCTCACCAGGCGTTTCGGTCTCGGAGACGAGTGGCTTACGGACTGGCAGCTTGAAGAGTCCCAGCTTGGGGATCTTGCGGGAGACAAGAAACCTGCACCCCTCAGTGCCGATGCAGTCCAGGCTTCGGTCGCGGGCGCATCCGCTGACCCCTCGGGCTTTACCCTCAAACCGACCGTAAAGCGGGAGGAGATCCAGAAGTACAGGGAAGAAAAAGGCATTGGGGATGCCGACTAG